Proteins from a genomic interval of Quercus lobata isolate SW786 chromosome 11, ValleyOak3.0 Primary Assembly, whole genome shotgun sequence:
- the LOC115966724 gene encoding RING-H2 finger protein ATL20-like produces the protein MAPFQIFFVSTFFYFHLLFTASSAKKCKTTYCDDFIRSPSVEFPFQLNTTSRQAKRCGYPGFNLSCNSRNQTILTLPYSGDFVVYHINYFLQSLRIKDPDGCLPRRFLNQSFTLSGSPFHFEFYINNNYTFYNCSKETIYKRARRVPCLSGDNFTVWKTSSPFMELQQQCRVILNAPIEVQLTWFEPNCVYCVEECAFKSDTGLEVGCFNVASTAPTPPTPSTGGLPMSAKYGIAIGVGIPGLLCLIWLTCYRCKRVMVNSQIPQPNTRLSTSIVPQHIAFVMGLDGPTIESYPKTLLGESRELPNPNDNTCPICLSEYKPKEMLRTIPECNHYFHVNCIDEWLKISATCPICRNSPD, from the exons ATGGCCCCCTTTCAAATCTTCTTCGTCTCCACTTTCTTCTACTTCCACCTCCTTTTCACAGCATCAAGTgctaaaaaatgcaaaacaacaTATTGCGATGATTTTATCAGATCGCCGTCGGTTGAATTCCCTTTTCAACTCAATACAACCTCTAGACAAGCCAAACGCTGTGGCTATCCTGGATTCAATCTCTCATGCAACAGCCGAAACCAAACGATTCTCACTCTCCCATATTCCGGGGACTTCGTTGTGTATCACATTAATTACTTCTTGCAATCACTCCGTATTAAAGACCCAGATGGCTGCCTTCCCAGACGATTCCTGAACCAAAGCTTCACTCTTTCTGGCTCTCCTTTCCACTTTGagttttatattaataataattacacCTTCTACAACTGCTCCAAGGAGACGATCTATAAGCGTGCAAGACGGGTTCCTTGCCTTAGCGGCGACAACTTTACTGTCTGGAAGACTTCTTCCCCTTTTATGGAGCTACAGCAGCAGTGTCGGGTAATATTAAATGCACCAATTGAGGTCCAATTGACTTGGTTCGAGCCCAATTGTGTATACTGTGTTGAAGAATGTGCGTTCAAGAGTGATACTGGTCTGGAAGTTGGATGCTTTAATGTTGCGAGTACTGCTCCTACTCCTCCAACTCCAAGCACCGGAG gtCTTCCAATGAGTGCCAAGTATGGCATAGCCATAGGCGTGGGAATACCTGGACTGTTGTGCTTAATTTGGCTCACTTGTTACCGATGTAAGCGAGTTATGGTTAACAGCCAGATACCCCAACCTAACACACGACTCTCTACCTCAATTGTTCCACAACATATTGCCTTTGTAATGGGTCTTGATGGGCCTACAATAGAATCATACCCGAAGACTTTGCTTGGTGAGAGTCGAGAATTACCCAATCCCAATGATAACACTTGTCCCATATGTTTGTCCGAGTACAAACCCAAGGAGATGCTCAGGACTATACCAGAGTGTAATCACTATTTCCATGTTAATTGCATAGATGAGTGGCTAAAAATTAGTGCAACATGCCCTATTTGCCGGAATTCACCTGATTAG